A DNA window from Halorubrum sp. DM2 contains the following coding sequences:
- a CDS encoding tRNA uridine(34) 5-carboxymethylaminomethyl modification radical SAM/GNAT enzyme Elp3 translates to MSTDAADDADAETATGDGDSRGDEPEAFVRTCEHLVDRILAGEIERDDLERAKLDACSEFSSPKVPKNTEILDHAPAEHRDDVIEVVQRKPVRTASGVSPVAIMTSPKLCPHGKCLYCPGGPASEFSSAQSYTGHEPAAARGEQNDYDPYGQVTLRLEQLRKIGHPVDKVELILMGGTMTARSHDYQEWFVKRALQAMNDYDLDKEPEPAEGESFAPEPDGTEFEYLEDVIAENETNGIRNIGTTFETKPDWCDPEQIDRMLDLGGTKVEVGVQTTYERINREMHRGHGNEASRNANRRLRDAAFKVGFHMMPGQPGMTREMCIEDFRQLFDNPDWRPDYLKIYPTLVVEGTRVYDRWRRDDFDPLTSEEAADVVAEVMDLIPKYTRLQRVQRDIPADFIDAGVQKSNLRQLAAQRAEDKGIVQRDIRAREVGHNDADPDPDDVELSVTTYEAGGGTEHFIAFEDPVRDLLVGFCRLRFPSFAPEQPGAPGTESDPIRPELEDAALVRELHVYGTEVGIGGDGDWQHQGYGTRLLERAEELAREAGYRKIAVISGIGAREYYREKLGYRQDGPYVSKRI, encoded by the coding sequence ATGAGTACAGACGCGGCGGACGACGCGGACGCCGAAACCGCGACGGGCGACGGCGACTCCCGTGGCGACGAGCCCGAGGCGTTCGTCCGGACCTGCGAACACCTCGTCGACCGCATCCTCGCGGGCGAGATCGAGCGCGACGACCTCGAACGCGCCAAGCTCGACGCCTGCTCGGAGTTCTCCTCGCCGAAGGTGCCGAAGAACACCGAGATCCTCGACCACGCCCCGGCGGAACACCGCGACGACGTGATCGAGGTGGTCCAGCGCAAGCCCGTCAGGACCGCTTCGGGCGTCTCGCCGGTCGCGATCATGACCTCGCCGAAGCTGTGTCCGCACGGGAAGTGCCTCTACTGTCCCGGCGGGCCGGCCTCGGAGTTCTCCTCGGCGCAGTCGTACACGGGCCACGAGCCGGCCGCGGCGCGCGGCGAGCAGAACGACTACGACCCGTACGGACAGGTGACGCTCCGGCTCGAACAGCTCCGGAAGATCGGCCACCCGGTCGACAAGGTGGAGCTGATTCTGATGGGCGGGACGATGACGGCGCGCTCGCACGACTACCAGGAGTGGTTCGTGAAGCGCGCGCTTCAGGCGATGAACGACTACGACCTCGACAAAGAGCCCGAACCGGCCGAGGGCGAGTCGTTTGCGCCCGAGCCCGACGGGACCGAGTTCGAGTACCTCGAAGACGTGATCGCCGAAAACGAGACGAATGGAATCCGCAACATCGGCACCACCTTCGAGACGAAGCCTGACTGGTGTGACCCCGAGCAGATCGACCGCATGCTCGATCTGGGCGGGACCAAGGTCGAGGTCGGCGTCCAGACCACCTACGAGCGGATCAACCGCGAGATGCACCGCGGGCACGGCAACGAGGCGAGTCGGAACGCCAACCGCCGGCTGCGCGACGCCGCGTTCAAGGTCGGCTTCCACATGATGCCGGGCCAGCCGGGGATGACCCGCGAGATGTGTATCGAGGACTTTCGGCAGCTGTTCGACAACCCCGACTGGCGGCCGGACTACCTGAAGATCTACCCCACGCTCGTCGTCGAGGGCACGCGCGTGTACGACCGCTGGCGGCGCGACGACTTCGACCCGCTCACGAGCGAGGAGGCGGCCGACGTCGTCGCCGAGGTGATGGACCTGATCCCGAAGTACACCCGTCTCCAGCGCGTCCAGCGCGACATCCCCGCGGACTTCATCGACGCCGGCGTCCAGAAGTCGAACCTCCGCCAGCTGGCGGCCCAGCGCGCCGAGGACAAGGGGATCGTCCAGCGCGACATCCGCGCCCGCGAGGTGGGGCACAACGACGCCGACCCGGACCCGGACGACGTCGAGCTCTCGGTCACCACCTACGAGGCCGGCGGCGGGACGGAACACTTCATCGCCTTCGAGGACCCCGTCCGCGACCTGCTCGTCGGCTTCTGTCGGCTGCGGTTCCCCTCGTTCGCGCCGGAGCAGCCGGGTGCACCGGGCACCGAGAGCGACCCGATCCGCCCCGAACTCGAAGACGCCGCCCTCGTGCGCGAACTCCACGTGTACGGCACCGAGGTCGGCATCGGCGGCGACGGCGACTGGCAGCATCAGGGATACGGCACCCGACTGCTCGAACGCGCCGAGGAGCTGGCCCGCGAGGCGGGCTACCGAAAGATAGCGGTGATCTCCGGGATCGGCGCTCGGGAGTACTACCGCGAGAAGCTCGGCTACCGACAGGACGGGCCGTACGTGTCGAAGCGGATCTGA
- a CDS encoding S8 family serine peptidase — translation MNYGRRTFIKGVAGIGVTATVTGPASAADGDVQYIVRTNGNGTRDAVVDAGFSVRHELAEGSVLVVTGPEGAAGDLESVGGVSAANPDVTVELDEPEVDAEADDGTAPKDGAALTDLQWDKEITDAFGAHEYATGEGTRVAIVDTGIDLNHPDLGNVNEELGRAFVVDDDVPEIGPDDSGYHGTHVAGTVGATGEAGVVGTAPDTELIPVRVFPADGGAAFGDILAGIDYAAEIGADAANFSLGIPGVQQPGAELNKLKAEVQTVFQSAVRRGTVITGSAGNDSGSLQGSGFTLPNSVPAAFTVSATSPADTLSFYSNFGTSDIDIAAPGGWYETTDRTLNASAEDGEIPFPQNGVLSTWPTDEESSVGLTGYDYISGTSMAAPQVAGLAALVRELDPDANASQVEQAIQKGAELANGKSDPEFGAGRINALNTVERLADGKGNGNSNGKANGKAKGNGKGK, via the coding sequence ATGAATTACGGACGACGGACGTTCATAAAAGGCGTTGCGGGCATCGGCGTAACGGCGACGGTCACGGGACCGGCGTCTGCCGCCGACGGAGACGTACAGTATATCGTTCGTACAAACGGGAACGGCACACGTGACGCGGTCGTGGACGCCGGCTTTTCTGTGCGACACGAGCTCGCCGAGGGATCGGTCCTCGTGGTTACGGGACCGGAAGGCGCGGCGGGGGACCTCGAATCGGTCGGCGGCGTCTCGGCGGCGAACCCCGACGTGACGGTCGAGCTCGACGAGCCGGAGGTCGACGCTGAGGCCGACGACGGGACCGCACCGAAGGACGGTGCCGCGCTGACCGACCTCCAGTGGGACAAGGAGATCACTGACGCCTTCGGGGCCCACGAGTACGCGACCGGGGAAGGAACGCGCGTCGCGATCGTCGACACCGGGATCGACCTGAACCACCCGGACCTCGGGAACGTCAACGAGGAGCTCGGCCGGGCGTTCGTCGTCGACGACGACGTCCCGGAGATCGGGCCGGACGATTCGGGCTACCACGGGACGCACGTCGCGGGGACGGTCGGTGCCACGGGCGAGGCCGGCGTCGTCGGCACCGCGCCGGACACGGAGCTGATCCCGGTCCGCGTGTTCCCGGCCGACGGCGGCGCGGCGTTCGGCGACATCCTCGCCGGCATCGACTACGCGGCGGAGATCGGCGCTGACGCGGCGAACTTCAGCCTCGGGATCCCGGGGGTCCAGCAGCCGGGGGCGGAGCTGAACAAGCTCAAGGCGGAGGTTCAGACCGTGTTCCAGAGCGCGGTTCGGCGCGGCACCGTGATCACGGGTAGCGCCGGCAACGACTCGGGGAGCCTCCAGGGAAGCGGGTTCACGCTCCCGAACAGCGTCCCGGCGGCGTTCACCGTCAGCGCGACCTCACCGGCCGACACGCTATCCTTCTACTCGAACTTCGGCACGAGCGACATCGACATCGCCGCGCCGGGCGGATGGTACGAGACTACCGATCGGACGCTCAACGCGAGTGCCGAAGACGGGGAGATCCCCTTCCCGCAGAACGGCGTCCTCTCGACGTGGCCGACGGACGAGGAGTCGAGCGTGGGTCTCACGGGATACGACTACATCTCCGGCACCTCGATGGCCGCGCCGCAGGTCGCCGGGCTCGCGGCGCTCGTGCGCGAACTCGATCCGGACGCGAACGCGAGTCAGGTCGAGCAGGCGATCCAGAAGGGGGCCGAACTCGCGAACGGCAAGAGCGATCCGGAGTTCGGTGCCGGCCGGATCAACGCGCTGAACACGGTCGAACGACTCGCTGACGGCAAGGGGAACGGAAACTCGAACGGGAAGGCGAACGGGAAGGCGAAAGGAAACGGTAAGGGGAAGTGA
- the rqcH gene encoding ribosome rescue protein RqcH — translation MDQKRELSSIDLAALVTELNRYEGAKVDKAYLYDDDLLRLKLRDFDRGRVELMIEVGDVKRAHASDPDRVADAPGRPPNFAKMLRNRMSGADFAGVEQYEFDRILTFEFEREDQNTTLVAELFGQGNVAALDETGEVVGALQTVRLKSRTVAPGSQYEYPASRLNPLDVSRGGFDRHMRESDSDVVRTLATQLNLGGLYAEEVCTRAGVEKETPIEEVTDDQLGALHEALSRIGERLRSGDIDPRVYEESIDGDGNADGDGNGDGDADPRVVDVTPFPLAEHEDLPSVGFDSFNAAVDEYFHRLGSEDTADGESPADASASRPEFEEEIAKQERIIEQQQGAIEGFEEQAQAERERAELLYANYDLVDEVISTVREARENEVPWDEIAETLDAGAERGIPAAEAVVDVDGGEGTVTVELAREVDDDTADEDGDSVRVELDASEGVEVNADRLYREAKRVEEKKEGAMAAIESTREELEAVKERKAEWEAKEAADDGSGGDDSEGDEDDEEYETDWLSRASIPIRSPDDWYDRFRWFHTSTGYLVIGGRNADQNEELVKKYMSKHDRFFHTQAHGGPVTILKASGPSESAEPVDFSEETLREAAQFAVSYSSDWKDGRGAGDAYMVEPDQVSKTPESGEYIEKGSFVIRGDRTYFEDVPCRIAVGVQCEPITRAIGGPPSAIVDRAAAHVTFEPGMYAQNDAAMMAYRNLKERFADQSFVRKVASADQLQEFLPPGGSDIVD, via the coding sequence ATGGACCAGAAGCGGGAGCTGTCGAGCATCGACCTCGCCGCGCTCGTCACCGAACTCAATCGGTACGAGGGCGCGAAGGTCGACAAGGCGTACCTCTACGACGACGACCTGCTCCGGCTGAAGCTCCGCGACTTCGACCGCGGCCGCGTCGAACTCATGATCGAGGTTGGCGACGTGAAACGTGCCCACGCCTCCGACCCCGACCGCGTCGCCGACGCCCCCGGTCGCCCGCCGAACTTCGCGAAGATGCTGCGGAACCGCATGTCGGGCGCGGACTTCGCTGGCGTCGAACAGTACGAGTTCGACCGAATCCTCACCTTCGAGTTCGAGCGCGAGGACCAGAACACGACGCTCGTCGCCGAGCTGTTCGGACAGGGGAACGTCGCCGCGCTCGACGAGACCGGTGAGGTCGTCGGTGCGCTCCAGACCGTCCGACTCAAGTCCCGCACGGTCGCGCCCGGCTCGCAGTACGAGTACCCGGCCTCACGGCTGAACCCCCTCGACGTGAGCCGCGGCGGGTTCGACCGGCACATGCGAGAGTCGGACAGCGACGTGGTGCGAACGCTCGCCACGCAGCTGAACCTCGGCGGACTCTACGCCGAGGAGGTGTGTACCCGCGCTGGCGTCGAGAAGGAGACCCCCATCGAAGAGGTGACCGACGACCAACTCGGCGCGCTCCACGAGGCGCTCTCCCGGATCGGCGAACGGCTCCGGTCGGGAGACATCGACCCACGGGTGTACGAGGAATCGATCGACGGTGACGGGAACGCCGACGGCGACGGAAACGGAGACGGAGACGCCGATCCCCGCGTCGTCGACGTGACGCCCTTCCCGCTCGCGGAACACGAGGACCTCCCGAGCGTCGGGTTCGACTCCTTCAACGCCGCGGTCGACGAGTACTTCCACCGGCTCGGCAGCGAGGACACCGCCGACGGCGAGTCGCCCGCGGACGCGAGCGCCTCCCGCCCGGAGTTCGAAGAGGAGATCGCCAAACAGGAGCGGATCATCGAACAGCAACAGGGGGCGATCGAGGGGTTCGAAGAGCAGGCACAGGCGGAGCGCGAGCGCGCGGAACTGCTGTACGCGAACTACGACCTCGTCGACGAGGTGATCTCGACGGTGCGGGAGGCCCGCGAGAACGAGGTCCCGTGGGACGAAATCGCCGAGACGCTCGACGCCGGCGCGGAGCGCGGCATTCCGGCCGCGGAGGCGGTCGTCGACGTGGACGGCGGCGAGGGGACGGTGACGGTCGAACTCGCCCGAGAGGTCGACGACGATACCGCCGACGAGGACGGCGATTCCGTCCGCGTCGAACTCGACGCGAGCGAGGGCGTAGAGGTCAACGCCGACCGCCTCTATCGGGAGGCGAAACGCGTCGAGGAGAAGAAAGAGGGCGCGATGGCGGCGATCGAGTCGACCCGCGAGGAGCTGGAGGCGGTCAAGGAGCGCAAGGCCGAGTGGGAGGCCAAGGAGGCGGCCGACGACGGGAGCGGCGGAGATGACAGTGAGGGCGACGAGGACGACGAGGAGTACGAGACCGACTGGCTCTCGCGCGCCTCGATCCCGATCCGGAGCCCCGACGACTGGTACGACCGCTTCCGGTGGTTCCACACCTCGACGGGCTACCTCGTCATCGGCGGCCGCAACGCCGACCAGAACGAGGAGCTGGTGAAAAAGTACATGAGCAAACACGACCGGTTCTTCCACACGCAGGCGCACGGCGGACCGGTGACGATCCTGAAGGCCTCCGGTCCCTCCGAGTCGGCCGAGCCGGTCGACTTCTCCGAGGAGACGCTGCGGGAGGCCGCGCAGTTCGCCGTCTCCTACTCGTCGGACTGGAAGGACGGCCGCGGCGCGGGCGACGCGTACATGGTCGAACCCGATCAGGTGTCGAAGACGCCCGAGAGCGGCGAGTACATCGAGAAGGGGAGCTTCGTGATCCGCGGCGACCGCACGTACTTCGAGGACGTGCCCTGCCGGATCGCCGTCGGCGTCCAGTGCGAGCCGATCACGAGGGCCATCGGCGGCCCGCCGTCGGCCATCGTCGACCGCGCGGCCGCGCACGTCACCTTCGAGCCGGGGATGTACGCGCAAAACGACGCCGCGATGATGGCCTACCGGAACCTGAAAGAGCGATTCGCCGACCAGTCGTTCGTGCGGAAGGTGGCGAGCGCGGACCAGCTACAGGAGTTCCTCCCGCCGGGCGGGTCGGACATCGTCGACTGA
- a CDS encoding DUF5820 family protein: protein MTFESLPEGWRVWNEEPSGRAILVYRPDVFGGGDLPDECLPTVYLTNGARNARPGSGQYATEEWHVVLFLEPEIEAVSETYESREAGEGGAVDVAERFAAGDVDYRAAYQVPREDYFARLDEYVGGNSAE, encoded by the coding sequence ATGACCTTCGAATCGCTGCCGGAGGGCTGGCGCGTGTGGAACGAGGAGCCGAGCGGCCGCGCCATCCTCGTCTACCGGCCCGACGTCTTCGGCGGCGGCGACCTCCCGGACGAGTGTCTCCCGACCGTCTACCTGACGAACGGCGCGCGCAACGCCCGACCCGGATCGGGCCAGTACGCGACGGAGGAGTGGCACGTCGTCCTCTTCTTGGAGCCGGAGATCGAGGCCGTCTCGGAGACGTACGAGAGCCGCGAGGCGGGCGAGGGCGGAGCGGTCGACGTCGCGGAGCGGTTCGCCGCCGGCGACGTGGACTACCGGGCGGCGTATCAGGTGCCGCGCGAGGACTACTTCGCGCGTCTCGACGAGTACGTCGGGGGCAATTCCGCGGAGTGA